The proteins below are encoded in one region of Salmo salar chromosome ssa02, Ssal_v3.1, whole genome shotgun sequence:
- the LOC106582847 gene encoding dehydrodolichyl diphosphate synthase complex subunit DHDDS — MSWIREGELNLIEKLSANILKAGPMPKHVAFIMDGNRRYARKRQVERQEGHTQGFDKLAETLHWCLNLSIHEVTVYAFSIENFKRSKDEVDGLMELAKQKFIRLLEEQENLEKHGVCIRVLGDLTLLPLDLQQHIARAVVATRTHNKCFLNVCFAYTSRHEIANAVREMAWGVEQGLIKSSDVSEALLGQCLYSSNSPNPDLLIRTSGEVRLSDFLLWQTSHSCLVFQSVLWPEYSFWNLCDAILQYQLNHRPLQKARDQHREGQALQQLEADRACVADLLQHHGNGKPLDAQRRQEALLNYTASREERVQDFLGALQHKRDSFLTDLTSQAALA, encoded by the exons ATGTCGTGGATAAGGGAAGGTGAATTGAACCTCATTGAGAAGCTCTCAGCCAACATACTGAAG GCTGGCCCGATGCCCAAACATGTGGCCTTTATCATGGATGGCAACCGGCGCTACGCCCGCAAGCGTCAGGTGGAGCGCCAGGAGGGCCACACACAGGGTTTTGACAAACTGGCAGAG ACACTACACTGGTGCCTGAACCTGAGCATCCATGAGGTCACCGTGTACGCCTTCAGCATCGAGAACTTCAAGCGGTCTAAAGACGAGGTGGACGGCCTGATGGAGCTGGCCAAGCAGAAGTTCATCAGACTTCTAGAAGAACA GGAGAATCTGGAGAAGCATGGGGTGTGCATCCGGGTGTTGGGAGACCTGACTCTACTGCCTCTGGACCTGCAGCAGCATATAGCCCGGGCTGTGGTGGCCACCAGGACTCACAACAA ATGCTTTCTGAACGTGTGCTTTGCCTACACCTCAAGACATGAAATTGCTAATGCTGTCAGAGAGATGGCTTGGGGCGTGGAGCAGGGACTTATCAAATCCAG TGATGTGTCGGAGGCCCTGCTGGGTCAGTGTCTGTACAGCAGTAATTCCCCCAATCCTGATCTGCTCATTCGCACGTCTGGAGAGGTGCGACTCAGTGACTTCCTGCTGTGGCAG ACGTCCCACTCCTGCTTAGTGTTCCAGTCAGTCCTGTGGCCAGAGTACTCCTTCTGGAATCTGTGTGATGCCATTCTGCAGTATCAGCTCAATCACAGACCTCTTCAG AAAGCCAGAGATCAACACAGAGAGGGACAGGCCCTACAGCAGCTTGAGGCAGACCGGGCCTGTGTAGCAGACCTCCTACAGCACCACGGCAATGGAAAGCCCCTGGATGCCCAGAGGAGACAGGAAGCACTGCTCAACTACACTGCCAGCCGAGAGGAACGGGTTCAGGACTTCCTTGGTGCACTCCAGCACAAGAGAGACTCCTTCCTTACTGACTTAACCAGCCAAGCTGCTCTGGCATAA